Proteins from a genomic interval of Procambarus clarkii isolate CNS0578487 chromosome 45, FALCON_Pclarkii_2.0, whole genome shotgun sequence:
- the LOC123769844 gene encoding WD repeat-containing protein 13 isoform X1 codes for MSLSKLRKTSPGPEPVVGVAQEVTKRWLGGNKCWLWMPSLTTIVLQLPRVSKHYISDGVVSYCGTVHVKSAFVSQDNAGIHNYLRVRLALLQQRYCVTLDQLSLKSRPASLRSASRLTVEGDSPRCMSRTMSIAMSQTGSQGIEGPQGPPPPGSVVPTQRAEASKAIVGGTSIGENYAFSGVHHIYDQHADSVTMVKFAHNDQGLLACSSLDGTLSVCQVADGEPCVLHTLRHHTAGVTGFDWSSTNDLLLSCGEDGAICLWSSATGRCLRTVSDQVGGQVLSCLFHPLNSNWAVLGNSRGLVQVLNISTGHYPKGGTSKVAGQVTALTFDSSGKTLWAGDDKGIIISFLFDLGSGGLRKGKRCVVSEGAAVTSLSARTWASREAPNPTLLVSVACNALVLYRVVDKEGGLRLKRKFSISHEYQPVRSTFCPLMSFRQGACVVSGCEDCSVWFLDVERDTRPLINRLQGHAAPVLGVTFNYDESLLATSDATGLVIVWKRQ; via the exons ATGTCCCTTAGCAAGTTGCGCAAGACTTCCCCCGGGCCGGAACCTGTTGTTGGTGTGGCTCAAGAG GTTACAAAAAGATGGCTTGGTGGCAACAAGTGTTGGCTGTGGATGCCAAGTTTAACAACCATCGTGCTCCAGCTGCCCCGGGTTTCA AAACACTATATATCAGACGGCGTAGTCAGCTACTGCGGGACAGTGCACGTGAAGAG TGCTTTTGTTTctcaggataatgctggtatacaTAATTACTTAAGGGTACGACTAGCATTGTTGCAGCAGCGTTATTGTGTTACTTTGGACCAGCTCAGTCTGAAGAGTAGGCCAGCAAGTCTTCGTTCTGCATCACGTCTCACAGTAGAG GGTGACTCCCCACGTTGTATGAGCCGGACAATGAGTATTGCCATGTCGCAGACGGGTAGCCAAGGCATCGAGGGACCTCAGGGTCCTCCTCCACCTGGTTCAGTTGTTCCTACACAACGAGCTGAAGCTTCAAAAGCCATTGTGGGCGGCACTTCAATTGGGGAGAATTATGCATTCTCAGGAGTGCATCACATATATGATCAA CATGCAGATAGTGTTACAATGGTGAAATTTGCTCACAATGATCAGGGTCTACTTGCTTGCTCTTCCCTAGATGGTACTCTGTCAGTGTGTCAGGTGGCTGATGGGGAGCCCTGCGTGCTTCACACTCTTCGTCATCACACTGCAGGAGTAACAG GATTTGACTGGTCATCCACAAATGACCTTTTACTATCGTGTGGTGAGGATGGTGCTATCTGCCTTTGGAGCTCAGCAACAGGGCGTTGCCTGCGTACAGTTAGCGATCAAGTTGGAGGACAAGTTCTCTCttgtctcttccatcctcttaacTCCAACTGGGCTGTT CTGGGCAATAGCCGAGGATTGGTGCAAGTTTTAAACATCTCCACCGGCCATTACCCAAAGGGAGGAACTAGCAAGGTTGCCGGTCAAGTCACAGCTTTAACGTTTGACTCTTCTGGCAAGACACTTTGGGCAGGAGATGACAAG GGTATTATTATTTCATTCCTCTTTGACCTTGGGAGTGGAGGTCTTAGAAAAGGGAAACGTTGTGTAGTGAGTGAAGGGGCGGCAGTCACCAGCCTTTCAGCTCGCACCTGGGCCAGTCGTGAGGCACCAAATCCAACACTTCTTGTCAGTGTCGCTTGTAATGCTCTTGTTTTGTACAG AGTAGTGGATAAAGAAGGAGGTTTACGTCTGAAACGCAAATTTAGTATTAGTCACGAATACCAGCCTGTGCGGTCGACGTTTTGTCCACTCATGTCCTTCAGGCAGGGAGCATGTGTTG TGAGTGGCTGTGAGGACTGTAGTGTTTGGTTCTTGGACGTTGAGAGAGATACACGACCACTTATCAACCGGCTGCAGGGTCATGCAGCCCCAGTTCTGGGCGTCACCTTCAATTATGATGAATCTCTACTGGCAACTTCAGATGCCACAGGACTTGTTATTGTGTGGAAGAGGCAATAG
- the LOC123769844 gene encoding WD repeat-containing protein 13 isoform X5, whose product MPSLTTIVLQLPRVSKHYISDGVVSYCGTVHVKSAFVSQDNAGIHNYLRVRLALLQQRYCVTLDQLSLKSRPASLRSASRLTVEGDSPRCMSRTMSIAMSQTGSQGIEGPQGPPPPGSVVPTQRAEASKAIVGGTSIGENYAFSGVHHIYDQHADSVTMVKFAHNDQGLLACSSLDGTLSVCQVADGEPCVLHTLRHHTAGVTGFDWSSTNDLLLSCGEDGAICLWSSATGRCLRTVSDQVGGQVLSCLFHPLNSNWAVLGNSRGLVQVLNISTGHYPKGGTSKVAGQVTALTFDSSGKTLWAGDDKGIIISFLFDLGSGGLRKGKRCVVSEGAAVTSLSARTWASREAPNPTLLVSVACNALVLYRVVDKEGGLRLKRKFSISHEYQPVRSTFCPLMSFRQGACVVSGCEDCSVWFLDVERDTRPLINRLQGHAAPVLGVTFNYDESLLATSDATGLVIVWKRQ is encoded by the exons ATGCCAAGTTTAACAACCATCGTGCTCCAGCTGCCCCGGGTTTCA AAACACTATATATCAGACGGCGTAGTCAGCTACTGCGGGACAGTGCACGTGAAGAG TGCTTTTGTTTctcaggataatgctggtatacaTAATTACTTAAGGGTACGACTAGCATTGTTGCAGCAGCGTTATTGTGTTACTTTGGACCAGCTCAGTCTGAAGAGTAGGCCAGCAAGTCTTCGTTCTGCATCACGTCTCACAGTAGAG GGTGACTCCCCACGTTGTATGAGCCGGACAATGAGTATTGCCATGTCGCAGACGGGTAGCCAAGGCATCGAGGGACCTCAGGGTCCTCCTCCACCTGGTTCAGTTGTTCCTACACAACGAGCTGAAGCTTCAAAAGCCATTGTGGGCGGCACTTCAATTGGGGAGAATTATGCATTCTCAGGAGTGCATCACATATATGATCAA CATGCAGATAGTGTTACAATGGTGAAATTTGCTCACAATGATCAGGGTCTACTTGCTTGCTCTTCCCTAGATGGTACTCTGTCAGTGTGTCAGGTGGCTGATGGGGAGCCCTGCGTGCTTCACACTCTTCGTCATCACACTGCAGGAGTAACAG GATTTGACTGGTCATCCACAAATGACCTTTTACTATCGTGTGGTGAGGATGGTGCTATCTGCCTTTGGAGCTCAGCAACAGGGCGTTGCCTGCGTACAGTTAGCGATCAAGTTGGAGGACAAGTTCTCTCttgtctcttccatcctcttaacTCCAACTGGGCTGTT CTGGGCAATAGCCGAGGATTGGTGCAAGTTTTAAACATCTCCACCGGCCATTACCCAAAGGGAGGAACTAGCAAGGTTGCCGGTCAAGTCACAGCTTTAACGTTTGACTCTTCTGGCAAGACACTTTGGGCAGGAGATGACAAG GGTATTATTATTTCATTCCTCTTTGACCTTGGGAGTGGAGGTCTTAGAAAAGGGAAACGTTGTGTAGTGAGTGAAGGGGCGGCAGTCACCAGCCTTTCAGCTCGCACCTGGGCCAGTCGTGAGGCACCAAATCCAACACTTCTTGTCAGTGTCGCTTGTAATGCTCTTGTTTTGTACAG AGTAGTGGATAAAGAAGGAGGTTTACGTCTGAAACGCAAATTTAGTATTAGTCACGAATACCAGCCTGTGCGGTCGACGTTTTGTCCACTCATGTCCTTCAGGCAGGGAGCATGTGTTG TGAGTGGCTGTGAGGACTGTAGTGTTTGGTTCTTGGACGTTGAGAGAGATACACGACCACTTATCAACCGGCTGCAGGGTCATGCAGCCCCAGTTCTGGGCGTCACCTTCAATTATGATGAATCTCTACTGGCAACTTCAGATGCCACAGGACTTGTTATTGTGTGGAAGAGGCAATAG
- the LOC123769844 gene encoding WD repeat-containing protein 13 isoform X2, translating to MPLMRITTRPRRRGYKKMAWWQQVLAVDAKFNNHRAPAAPGFKTLYIRRRSQLLRDSAREEDNAGIHNYLRVRLALLQQRYCVTLDQLSLKSRPASLRSASRLTVEGDSPRCMSRTMSIAMSQTGSQGIEGPQGPPPPGSVVPTQRAEASKAIVGGTSIGENYAFSGVHHIYDQHADSVTMVKFAHNDQGLLACSSLDGTLSVCQVADGEPCVLHTLRHHTAGVTGFDWSSTNDLLLSCGEDGAICLWSSATGRCLRTVSDQVGGQVLSCLFHPLNSNWAVLGNSRGLVQVLNISTGHYPKGGTSKVAGQVTALTFDSSGKTLWAGDDKGIIISFLFDLGSGGLRKGKRCVVSEGAAVTSLSARTWASREAPNPTLLVSVACNALVLYRVVDKEGGLRLKRKFSISHEYQPVRSTFCPLMSFRQGACVVSGCEDCSVWFLDVERDTRPLINRLQGHAAPVLGVTFNYDESLLATSDATGLVIVWKRQ from the exons ATGCCACTAATGCGCATAACCACCCGGCCCAGACGTAGAG GTTACAAAAAGATGGCTTGGTGGCAACAAGTGTTGGCTGTGGATGCCAAGTTTAACAACCATCGTGCTCCAGCTGCCCCGGGTTTCA AAACACTATATATCAGACGGCGTAGTCAGCTACTGCGGGACAGTGCACGTGAAGAG gataatgctggtatacaTAATTACTTAAGGGTACGACTAGCATTGTTGCAGCAGCGTTATTGTGTTACTTTGGACCAGCTCAGTCTGAAGAGTAGGCCAGCAAGTCTTCGTTCTGCATCACGTCTCACAGTAGAG GGTGACTCCCCACGTTGTATGAGCCGGACAATGAGTATTGCCATGTCGCAGACGGGTAGCCAAGGCATCGAGGGACCTCAGGGTCCTCCTCCACCTGGTTCAGTTGTTCCTACACAACGAGCTGAAGCTTCAAAAGCCATTGTGGGCGGCACTTCAATTGGGGAGAATTATGCATTCTCAGGAGTGCATCACATATATGATCAA CATGCAGATAGTGTTACAATGGTGAAATTTGCTCACAATGATCAGGGTCTACTTGCTTGCTCTTCCCTAGATGGTACTCTGTCAGTGTGTCAGGTGGCTGATGGGGAGCCCTGCGTGCTTCACACTCTTCGTCATCACACTGCAGGAGTAACAG GATTTGACTGGTCATCCACAAATGACCTTTTACTATCGTGTGGTGAGGATGGTGCTATCTGCCTTTGGAGCTCAGCAACAGGGCGTTGCCTGCGTACAGTTAGCGATCAAGTTGGAGGACAAGTTCTCTCttgtctcttccatcctcttaacTCCAACTGGGCTGTT CTGGGCAATAGCCGAGGATTGGTGCAAGTTTTAAACATCTCCACCGGCCATTACCCAAAGGGAGGAACTAGCAAGGTTGCCGGTCAAGTCACAGCTTTAACGTTTGACTCTTCTGGCAAGACACTTTGGGCAGGAGATGACAAG GGTATTATTATTTCATTCCTCTTTGACCTTGGGAGTGGAGGTCTTAGAAAAGGGAAACGTTGTGTAGTGAGTGAAGGGGCGGCAGTCACCAGCCTTTCAGCTCGCACCTGGGCCAGTCGTGAGGCACCAAATCCAACACTTCTTGTCAGTGTCGCTTGTAATGCTCTTGTTTTGTACAG AGTAGTGGATAAAGAAGGAGGTTTACGTCTGAAACGCAAATTTAGTATTAGTCACGAATACCAGCCTGTGCGGTCGACGTTTTGTCCACTCATGTCCTTCAGGCAGGGAGCATGTGTTG TGAGTGGCTGTGAGGACTGTAGTGTTTGGTTCTTGGACGTTGAGAGAGATACACGACCACTTATCAACCGGCTGCAGGGTCATGCAGCCCCAGTTCTGGGCGTCACCTTCAATTATGATGAATCTCTACTGGCAACTTCAGATGCCACAGGACTTGTTATTGTGTGGAAGAGGCAATAG
- the LOC123769844 gene encoding WD repeat-containing protein 13 isoform X6 — protein MPLMRITTRPRRRETLYIRRRSQLLRDSAREEDNAGIHNYLRVRLALLQQRYCVTLDQLSLKSRPASLRSASRLTVEGDSPRCMSRTMSIAMSQTGSQGIEGPQGPPPPGSVVPTQRAEASKAIVGGTSIGENYAFSGVHHIYDQHADSVTMVKFAHNDQGLLACSSLDGTLSVCQVADGEPCVLHTLRHHTAGVTGFDWSSTNDLLLSCGEDGAICLWSSATGRCLRTVSDQVGGQVLSCLFHPLNSNWAVLGNSRGLVQVLNISTGHYPKGGTSKVAGQVTALTFDSSGKTLWAGDDKGIIISFLFDLGSGGLRKGKRCVVSEGAAVTSLSARTWASREAPNPTLLVSVACNALVLYRVVDKEGGLRLKRKFSISHEYQPVRSTFCPLMSFRQGACVVSGCEDCSVWFLDVERDTRPLINRLQGHAAPVLGVTFNYDESLLATSDATGLVIVWKRQ, from the exons ATGCCACTAATGCGCATAACCACCCGGCCCAGACGTAGAG AAACACTATATATCAGACGGCGTAGTCAGCTACTGCGGGACAGTGCACGTGAAGAG gataatgctggtatacaTAATTACTTAAGGGTACGACTAGCATTGTTGCAGCAGCGTTATTGTGTTACTTTGGACCAGCTCAGTCTGAAGAGTAGGCCAGCAAGTCTTCGTTCTGCATCACGTCTCACAGTAGAG GGTGACTCCCCACGTTGTATGAGCCGGACAATGAGTATTGCCATGTCGCAGACGGGTAGCCAAGGCATCGAGGGACCTCAGGGTCCTCCTCCACCTGGTTCAGTTGTTCCTACACAACGAGCTGAAGCTTCAAAAGCCATTGTGGGCGGCACTTCAATTGGGGAGAATTATGCATTCTCAGGAGTGCATCACATATATGATCAA CATGCAGATAGTGTTACAATGGTGAAATTTGCTCACAATGATCAGGGTCTACTTGCTTGCTCTTCCCTAGATGGTACTCTGTCAGTGTGTCAGGTGGCTGATGGGGAGCCCTGCGTGCTTCACACTCTTCGTCATCACACTGCAGGAGTAACAG GATTTGACTGGTCATCCACAAATGACCTTTTACTATCGTGTGGTGAGGATGGTGCTATCTGCCTTTGGAGCTCAGCAACAGGGCGTTGCCTGCGTACAGTTAGCGATCAAGTTGGAGGACAAGTTCTCTCttgtctcttccatcctcttaacTCCAACTGGGCTGTT CTGGGCAATAGCCGAGGATTGGTGCAAGTTTTAAACATCTCCACCGGCCATTACCCAAAGGGAGGAACTAGCAAGGTTGCCGGTCAAGTCACAGCTTTAACGTTTGACTCTTCTGGCAAGACACTTTGGGCAGGAGATGACAAG GGTATTATTATTTCATTCCTCTTTGACCTTGGGAGTGGAGGTCTTAGAAAAGGGAAACGTTGTGTAGTGAGTGAAGGGGCGGCAGTCACCAGCCTTTCAGCTCGCACCTGGGCCAGTCGTGAGGCACCAAATCCAACACTTCTTGTCAGTGTCGCTTGTAATGCTCTTGTTTTGTACAG AGTAGTGGATAAAGAAGGAGGTTTACGTCTGAAACGCAAATTTAGTATTAGTCACGAATACCAGCCTGTGCGGTCGACGTTTTGTCCACTCATGTCCTTCAGGCAGGGAGCATGTGTTG TGAGTGGCTGTGAGGACTGTAGTGTTTGGTTCTTGGACGTTGAGAGAGATACACGACCACTTATCAACCGGCTGCAGGGTCATGCAGCCCCAGTTCTGGGCGTCACCTTCAATTATGATGAATCTCTACTGGCAACTTCAGATGCCACAGGACTTGTTATTGTGTGGAAGAGGCAATAG
- the LOC123769844 gene encoding WD repeat-containing protein 13 isoform X4 — MAWWQQVLAVDAKFNNHRAPAAPGFKTLYIRRRSQLLRDSAREEDNAGIHNYLRVRLALLQQRYCVTLDQLSLKSRPASLRSASRLTVEGDSPRCMSRTMSIAMSQTGSQGIEGPQGPPPPGSVVPTQRAEASKAIVGGTSIGENYAFSGVHHIYDQHADSVTMVKFAHNDQGLLACSSLDGTLSVCQVADGEPCVLHTLRHHTAGVTGFDWSSTNDLLLSCGEDGAICLWSSATGRCLRTVSDQVGGQVLSCLFHPLNSNWAVLGNSRGLVQVLNISTGHYPKGGTSKVAGQVTALTFDSSGKTLWAGDDKGIIISFLFDLGSGGLRKGKRCVVSEGAAVTSLSARTWASREAPNPTLLVSVACNALVLYRVVDKEGGLRLKRKFSISHEYQPVRSTFCPLMSFRQGACVVSGCEDCSVWFLDVERDTRPLINRLQGHAAPVLGVTFNYDESLLATSDATGLVIVWKRQ, encoded by the exons ATGGCTTGGTGGCAACAAGTGTTGGCTGTGGATGCCAAGTTTAACAACCATCGTGCTCCAGCTGCCCCGGGTTTCA AAACACTATATATCAGACGGCGTAGTCAGCTACTGCGGGACAGTGCACGTGAAGAG gataatgctggtatacaTAATTACTTAAGGGTACGACTAGCATTGTTGCAGCAGCGTTATTGTGTTACTTTGGACCAGCTCAGTCTGAAGAGTAGGCCAGCAAGTCTTCGTTCTGCATCACGTCTCACAGTAGAG GGTGACTCCCCACGTTGTATGAGCCGGACAATGAGTATTGCCATGTCGCAGACGGGTAGCCAAGGCATCGAGGGACCTCAGGGTCCTCCTCCACCTGGTTCAGTTGTTCCTACACAACGAGCTGAAGCTTCAAAAGCCATTGTGGGCGGCACTTCAATTGGGGAGAATTATGCATTCTCAGGAGTGCATCACATATATGATCAA CATGCAGATAGTGTTACAATGGTGAAATTTGCTCACAATGATCAGGGTCTACTTGCTTGCTCTTCCCTAGATGGTACTCTGTCAGTGTGTCAGGTGGCTGATGGGGAGCCCTGCGTGCTTCACACTCTTCGTCATCACACTGCAGGAGTAACAG GATTTGACTGGTCATCCACAAATGACCTTTTACTATCGTGTGGTGAGGATGGTGCTATCTGCCTTTGGAGCTCAGCAACAGGGCGTTGCCTGCGTACAGTTAGCGATCAAGTTGGAGGACAAGTTCTCTCttgtctcttccatcctcttaacTCCAACTGGGCTGTT CTGGGCAATAGCCGAGGATTGGTGCAAGTTTTAAACATCTCCACCGGCCATTACCCAAAGGGAGGAACTAGCAAGGTTGCCGGTCAAGTCACAGCTTTAACGTTTGACTCTTCTGGCAAGACACTTTGGGCAGGAGATGACAAG GGTATTATTATTTCATTCCTCTTTGACCTTGGGAGTGGAGGTCTTAGAAAAGGGAAACGTTGTGTAGTGAGTGAAGGGGCGGCAGTCACCAGCCTTTCAGCTCGCACCTGGGCCAGTCGTGAGGCACCAAATCCAACACTTCTTGTCAGTGTCGCTTGTAATGCTCTTGTTTTGTACAG AGTAGTGGATAAAGAAGGAGGTTTACGTCTGAAACGCAAATTTAGTATTAGTCACGAATACCAGCCTGTGCGGTCGACGTTTTGTCCACTCATGTCCTTCAGGCAGGGAGCATGTGTTG TGAGTGGCTGTGAGGACTGTAGTGTTTGGTTCTTGGACGTTGAGAGAGATACACGACCACTTATCAACCGGCTGCAGGGTCATGCAGCCCCAGTTCTGGGCGTCACCTTCAATTATGATGAATCTCTACTGGCAACTTCAGATGCCACAGGACTTGTTATTGTGTGGAAGAGGCAATAG
- the LOC123769844 gene encoding WD repeat-containing protein 13 isoform X3, producing the protein MSLSKLRKTSPGPEPVVGVAQEVTKRWLGGNKCWLWMPSLTTIVLQLPRVSDNAGIHNYLRVRLALLQQRYCVTLDQLSLKSRPASLRSASRLTVEGDSPRCMSRTMSIAMSQTGSQGIEGPQGPPPPGSVVPTQRAEASKAIVGGTSIGENYAFSGVHHIYDQHADSVTMVKFAHNDQGLLACSSLDGTLSVCQVADGEPCVLHTLRHHTAGVTGFDWSSTNDLLLSCGEDGAICLWSSATGRCLRTVSDQVGGQVLSCLFHPLNSNWAVLGNSRGLVQVLNISTGHYPKGGTSKVAGQVTALTFDSSGKTLWAGDDKGIIISFLFDLGSGGLRKGKRCVVSEGAAVTSLSARTWASREAPNPTLLVSVACNALVLYRVVDKEGGLRLKRKFSISHEYQPVRSTFCPLMSFRQGACVVSGCEDCSVWFLDVERDTRPLINRLQGHAAPVLGVTFNYDESLLATSDATGLVIVWKRQ; encoded by the exons ATGTCCCTTAGCAAGTTGCGCAAGACTTCCCCCGGGCCGGAACCTGTTGTTGGTGTGGCTCAAGAG GTTACAAAAAGATGGCTTGGTGGCAACAAGTGTTGGCTGTGGATGCCAAGTTTAACAACCATCGTGCTCCAGCTGCCCCGGGTTTCA gataatgctggtatacaTAATTACTTAAGGGTACGACTAGCATTGTTGCAGCAGCGTTATTGTGTTACTTTGGACCAGCTCAGTCTGAAGAGTAGGCCAGCAAGTCTTCGTTCTGCATCACGTCTCACAGTAGAG GGTGACTCCCCACGTTGTATGAGCCGGACAATGAGTATTGCCATGTCGCAGACGGGTAGCCAAGGCATCGAGGGACCTCAGGGTCCTCCTCCACCTGGTTCAGTTGTTCCTACACAACGAGCTGAAGCTTCAAAAGCCATTGTGGGCGGCACTTCAATTGGGGAGAATTATGCATTCTCAGGAGTGCATCACATATATGATCAA CATGCAGATAGTGTTACAATGGTGAAATTTGCTCACAATGATCAGGGTCTACTTGCTTGCTCTTCCCTAGATGGTACTCTGTCAGTGTGTCAGGTGGCTGATGGGGAGCCCTGCGTGCTTCACACTCTTCGTCATCACACTGCAGGAGTAACAG GATTTGACTGGTCATCCACAAATGACCTTTTACTATCGTGTGGTGAGGATGGTGCTATCTGCCTTTGGAGCTCAGCAACAGGGCGTTGCCTGCGTACAGTTAGCGATCAAGTTGGAGGACAAGTTCTCTCttgtctcttccatcctcttaacTCCAACTGGGCTGTT CTGGGCAATAGCCGAGGATTGGTGCAAGTTTTAAACATCTCCACCGGCCATTACCCAAAGGGAGGAACTAGCAAGGTTGCCGGTCAAGTCACAGCTTTAACGTTTGACTCTTCTGGCAAGACACTTTGGGCAGGAGATGACAAG GGTATTATTATTTCATTCCTCTTTGACCTTGGGAGTGGAGGTCTTAGAAAAGGGAAACGTTGTGTAGTGAGTGAAGGGGCGGCAGTCACCAGCCTTTCAGCTCGCACCTGGGCCAGTCGTGAGGCACCAAATCCAACACTTCTTGTCAGTGTCGCTTGTAATGCTCTTGTTTTGTACAG AGTAGTGGATAAAGAAGGAGGTTTACGTCTGAAACGCAAATTTAGTATTAGTCACGAATACCAGCCTGTGCGGTCGACGTTTTGTCCACTCATGTCCTTCAGGCAGGGAGCATGTGTTG TGAGTGGCTGTGAGGACTGTAGTGTTTGGTTCTTGGACGTTGAGAGAGATACACGACCACTTATCAACCGGCTGCAGGGTCATGCAGCCCCAGTTCTGGGCGTCACCTTCAATTATGATGAATCTCTACTGGCAACTTCAGATGCCACAGGACTTGTTATTGTGTGGAAGAGGCAATAG
- the LOC123769844 gene encoding WD repeat-containing protein 13 isoform X7 — protein sequence MPSLTTIVLQLPRVSDNAGIHNYLRVRLALLQQRYCVTLDQLSLKSRPASLRSASRLTVEGDSPRCMSRTMSIAMSQTGSQGIEGPQGPPPPGSVVPTQRAEASKAIVGGTSIGENYAFSGVHHIYDQHADSVTMVKFAHNDQGLLACSSLDGTLSVCQVADGEPCVLHTLRHHTAGVTGFDWSSTNDLLLSCGEDGAICLWSSATGRCLRTVSDQVGGQVLSCLFHPLNSNWAVLGNSRGLVQVLNISTGHYPKGGTSKVAGQVTALTFDSSGKTLWAGDDKGIIISFLFDLGSGGLRKGKRCVVSEGAAVTSLSARTWASREAPNPTLLVSVACNALVLYRVVDKEGGLRLKRKFSISHEYQPVRSTFCPLMSFRQGACVVSGCEDCSVWFLDVERDTRPLINRLQGHAAPVLGVTFNYDESLLATSDATGLVIVWKRQ from the exons ATGCCAAGTTTAACAACCATCGTGCTCCAGCTGCCCCGGGTTTCA gataatgctggtatacaTAATTACTTAAGGGTACGACTAGCATTGTTGCAGCAGCGTTATTGTGTTACTTTGGACCAGCTCAGTCTGAAGAGTAGGCCAGCAAGTCTTCGTTCTGCATCACGTCTCACAGTAGAG GGTGACTCCCCACGTTGTATGAGCCGGACAATGAGTATTGCCATGTCGCAGACGGGTAGCCAAGGCATCGAGGGACCTCAGGGTCCTCCTCCACCTGGTTCAGTTGTTCCTACACAACGAGCTGAAGCTTCAAAAGCCATTGTGGGCGGCACTTCAATTGGGGAGAATTATGCATTCTCAGGAGTGCATCACATATATGATCAA CATGCAGATAGTGTTACAATGGTGAAATTTGCTCACAATGATCAGGGTCTACTTGCTTGCTCTTCCCTAGATGGTACTCTGTCAGTGTGTCAGGTGGCTGATGGGGAGCCCTGCGTGCTTCACACTCTTCGTCATCACACTGCAGGAGTAACAG GATTTGACTGGTCATCCACAAATGACCTTTTACTATCGTGTGGTGAGGATGGTGCTATCTGCCTTTGGAGCTCAGCAACAGGGCGTTGCCTGCGTACAGTTAGCGATCAAGTTGGAGGACAAGTTCTCTCttgtctcttccatcctcttaacTCCAACTGGGCTGTT CTGGGCAATAGCCGAGGATTGGTGCAAGTTTTAAACATCTCCACCGGCCATTACCCAAAGGGAGGAACTAGCAAGGTTGCCGGTCAAGTCACAGCTTTAACGTTTGACTCTTCTGGCAAGACACTTTGGGCAGGAGATGACAAG GGTATTATTATTTCATTCCTCTTTGACCTTGGGAGTGGAGGTCTTAGAAAAGGGAAACGTTGTGTAGTGAGTGAAGGGGCGGCAGTCACCAGCCTTTCAGCTCGCACCTGGGCCAGTCGTGAGGCACCAAATCCAACACTTCTTGTCAGTGTCGCTTGTAATGCTCTTGTTTTGTACAG AGTAGTGGATAAAGAAGGAGGTTTACGTCTGAAACGCAAATTTAGTATTAGTCACGAATACCAGCCTGTGCGGTCGACGTTTTGTCCACTCATGTCCTTCAGGCAGGGAGCATGTGTTG TGAGTGGCTGTGAGGACTGTAGTGTTTGGTTCTTGGACGTTGAGAGAGATACACGACCACTTATCAACCGGCTGCAGGGTCATGCAGCCCCAGTTCTGGGCGTCACCTTCAATTATGATGAATCTCTACTGGCAACTTCAGATGCCACAGGACTTGTTATTGTGTGGAAGAGGCAATAG